The Corynebacterium freiburgense region ATTATCGCTGGCACCAGGGCTCCCGGTAAGCGTGTTTGTAACCAGCATTTCCTTTGTTATTTATCTAATCTGCCGCGGTATCGGTGCTCTAAAAGAACAGCGCATAACTACTAACAAAAGGCAACAAGCAAAATAAAAAACCCGCCTCCGAAGAGGACGGGGGAGTTATGGCTCAAATTCTACATAAGTTGCAAAATTTGTCAAAAGTGCGCCCCTACCAGGAGGGAGGCTTGCTATTCTTCCCAACCGTATCAGGCATTTGACAGCGAATAAATGCGTCACATGTTAAGTAAAAATGCCAATCACCGCGCTCATTTTTCGCATTCTTCAATAGGGAATTATGGGGACGTTGCCCCTGTGGATTAACTATTCCCAGAGGAACCCGTGAACGAACAAATTCAACGGGCAGCGACAAGTCTGAATCATTCGAAAAAACAATCGCGGCATCGATCATGTTTTCATATACGTCCCGCATCAAATGCGTAGCCAAATTGACGTCACTCCCCTTTTCCTCGCTATGAAAATAGGAAACTAGAAAAGTTGCATCATCAATATTTACTCCAGCTTTGTCTCTCACCTTTATTGGCCACTGTGAATGGTAAACCTCAGGCCTTCCACCACTGCCTTTGATAGCTAGGGGAGCGTATTTTACCCGACTTACATAGCGGCCCAGTTCTAGATGATCGATATGGTTGCCGTCTTGTATCGCGTTAAAGTAACTTGTTTGATCATAGAGAGCTTGGAGGTCACGTGACTCAGAAATTTTAGCTGAGCAAAAGACAATTTTTG contains the following coding sequences:
- a CDS encoding NYN domain-containing protein, giving the protein MVTRVGVYFDGYNVYYGGRSLFKERTEQWKWYSPRILAKYVVDCIRKTGFYGQHKQMKETWGDIDFAKIVFCSAKISESRDLQALYDQTSYFNAIQDGNHIDHLELGRYVSRVKYAPLAIKGSGGRPEVYHSQWPIKVRDKAGVNIDDATFLVSYFHSEEKGSDVNLATHLMRDVYENMIDAAIVFSNDSDLSLPVEFVRSRVPLGIVNPQGQRPHNSLLKNAKNERGDWHFYLTCDAFIRCQMPDTVGKNSKPPSW